The Methanobrevibacter olleyae genome segment ACCGGTTTCCTTACATTTTTTAGCTTCATCAATGGCAACTTTAATTGCATGGTTTGTCTCAGGAGCTGGAATTACACCTTCACACATTGCAAAGAGTTTACCTGCTTCAAATACATCTCTTTGATGAACAGTTACTGGGTTAATATAACCTTCATTTTTAAGTAAAGATACTTGTGTGTTCATACCATGGTACCTAAGTCCACCTGCATGTACAGAAGGAGCTACAAAGTCGTGACCTAATGTAAACATTTTTAAAAGGGGAGTAAATCCTATGTTATCTCCAAAGTCGTATCTGTACTCACCATGTGTCAATGTTGGACATGCAGAAGGTTCTACTGCTATGAATTCACTATCAGAATTTCCTTGAATTTTATCTTTGAGGAATGGGAATAAAGATCCACCAAAGTTACTTCCTCCACCAACACATGCAATCATTGTATCTGGTTCTTCTTCAACTTTTTCTAATTGAACTTTAATTTCTTGACCAATAACTGTCTGGTGTAATATAACATGGTTTAATACACTACCTAAAGTATATTTTACTTTATCATCAGTTAATGCGTCTTCTACAGCTTCAGAAATTGCAATTCCAAGAGAACCTGGAGTGTCTGGGTTTTCTGCAAGTACTTTTCTACCAACTTCAGTATTCTCACTTGGTGAAGCATGTACTTGTCCATCATATAATTCCATAATTGTTTTTCTGAATGGTTTTTGGTCATATGAGACTCTTACCATGTATACAGTACAATCAATTCCCATCATAGATGCTGCAAGAGATAATGCAGTACCCCATTGCCCTGCACCAGTTTCAGTAGTAATTCTTTCAATTCCTTCTTTTTTAGCATAGTATGCTTGAGCTATTGCACTGTTTAACTTGTGACTTCCTGTTGGGGATGTATCTTCTCGTTTATAATAGATTTTAGCAGGGGTATTTAATTTTTCTTCTAAGCCTCTTGCTCTACATAGAGGGGTGGGTCTTCCTAATCTTTGATAGAGTTCTCTTACTTCATTTGGTATTTTTATATATCTTTCAGTGGAAAACTCTTGATTAAGACATTCATTTACGAATATTTGAGGTAATGTAGCTATTTGATCCTTTCCTTCACTATTTTTAGGAGCAGGAAGTTCTACAGGTAAATCAGCATTAATATTGTACCATTTAGTTGGTACTTCATCATTTGTTAAATCAATTCTGTATTGCATAATATCACATTTTTTATGAATTTTTTTATAAACCTTATAAATATGGATATAAATTTTATAAATATCAGATAAAATTAGTATTTTTATA includes the following:
- a CDS encoding TrpB-like pyridoxal phosphate-dependent enzyme yields the protein MQYRIDLTNDEVPTKWYNINADLPVELPAPKNSEGKDQIATLPQIFVNECLNQEFSTERYIKIPNEVRELYQRLGRPTPLCRARGLEEKLNTPAKIYYKREDTSPTGSHKLNSAIAQAYYAKKEGIERITTETGAGQWGTALSLAASMMGIDCTVYMVRVSYDQKPFRKTIMELYDGQVHASPSENTEVGRKVLAENPDTPGSLGIAISEAVEDALTDDKVKYTLGSVLNHVILHQTVIGQEIKVQLEKVEEEPDTMIACVGGGSNFGGSLFPFLKDKIQGNSDSEFIAVEPSACPTLTHGEYRYDFGDNIGFTPLLKMFTLGHDFVAPSVHAGGLRYHGMNTQVSLLKNEGYINPVTVHQRDVFEAGKLFAMCEGVIPAPETNHAIKVAIDEAKKCKETGEEKTIVVNFSGHGLMDFKGYASYMDGTMENSK